Within Wyeomyia smithii strain HCP4-BCI-WySm-NY-G18 chromosome 2, ASM2978416v1, whole genome shotgun sequence, the genomic segment AAGATTTAAAATTTTAGTAtcttataatttttaatttttcagatcACTGATATTTTAGGGTTATAATTGGATAAAACACCATGCCGAAAAACGGATTCAAGTCACGTCAGGATGCGGAATACTTTTCCAAGTTCGTATCATGTTTtccagttaattttttttttcgcttcgcTAACTACACACACTATAGTGCTTCAATAAACCATGGTATTaggattttgattgttttttagGAATTAAAGATTTTCGGATTGTGGAATTTGAAGAATGTTTGGAATTTGAATTTCATTTGCAAGATTTTAGAGCCTTAATTAGGACttttaaattttctgatttGAAGATTATAAAATTTGAAGatttaataattgaaaaattcaacaattttgtgatATGAGGATGTAGAAGTAGGAGAAGTTTACAAACTCCGGGATTTCAGTATTTTGTGGTTTTATGATTTTTGCATTAGACTATATCAGGGACTTTAGGATTTTAGTATTTTGGAATTCCAGAGaagattttcaaaactttgGATTTGGAATTCTAGAGCTTGAGGAAATTAGGAATATTGGATTTTCTGACTAGAGTAAGGTCTGTTCTGTTATTTTGAGATttgatttcattttgaaatcttcAATTTTTTAGTCCCAAAATCAAATCATTGGGATGATTTTCGGACTTAAAATTTGAGATTCTTAGAATTTATGGATCGTAGCATttcagattttattgattttagtGATTCTCAATCTTAATATTTTTGGAATTTGGGATTTTGGGAATTTTACTTTTATATACGAGATATTCATTTTTGCTGTAGGTTTTTTCATCAAACTGCCTTAGTTTTTATTCAATTTGCAGTCCATAAATCGGTATCaatatttataaatttattttgactttctcttgtttttttttctcataaatgcAAGATAAAAAGGCATTTGCTCTGACGtaaaaaatatcagacaaacaatgcaatgcaaaataCATCAATCATGAAGGTAAGAATAATAATTGACTGTCTGCAGCCAAATCGACGCTTGATTAAGCTAAACGCCGTGTTATGACGACATGAGCACGATCCAATTGCGTGTTTTCACAGCCAAAAAACATTCGTTATGTGAATCATAAGACTTGCTGACTGTGATTTAGTCTAATCCTGTATTAAAGACTGCCGTGATTTTTTCCCGACCATGTAATGCTTTACCCCACACGGGATAATTTGCAAAAATCACAAACTTATCTAATCGCTTGGATTCGAAATCAACTGAAGCCACCGTCGCCGGCGACGACTCCCGTTCGGTTAGTCTATCTGCATCAGAGGAAACGTATAAATTCAACCTATAGCCGCGGTTGGCATTTAGTACTATCCCATAAAACTCGATTGGACGGTTGCTGAATCAGTTCAAGATAACGGCTCGACCATGGATAGGAAACAGCAATTGGTGCGATTATGTCTGACTCTGGTTATCCTGATCGGTACGACTCAGGGTGTACTAGTACCGAGTGCCCGCATTATCAAACTGCCGATAGGAAATACCGTGCCAACGATTGAACCACGTGTCCTTGCCGGTGGTCGAATTTCCGGTGGAGAGCTTGTTCAAGGTGAGGATGTACCGTACGCAGCTGGTATCCTTATAGTGGGACAAACCGGAGTGCGTTGGTGTGGAGGATCGCTTATCACCAGTACCTATGTTCTTTCGGCGGCGAATTGTTATACCGTGTAAGTAACACTTGGTAATGCTTAGTTTGAACAATTTTTCTATCCTAGTTTGCATTACAGAATACCAAATCCTATCTTTGTTCTGTTGGGAGCATCTGACATGACTAATGTCACCGATATTGTTATAGCAGAAACATTGATAATACACATTGGTTATGATCCACAGACTAGTCAAAACGATATTGCTTTGCTCCAGCTATCACAGGAGGCAGAGATTGGACGTAGGCTATCAAGTACTTGAACGTTGAACTTTGTACTAAATCTAgggttttttctgttttgaagcTACCGTGCGACCGGTTCGATTGCCAAACTGGCGACAGTTGCAGTCCA encodes:
- the LOC129723929 gene encoding collagenase-like, which gives rise to MDRKQQLVRLCLTLVILIGTTQGVLVPSARIIKLPIGNTVPTIEPRVLAGGRISGGELVQGEDVPYAAGILIVGQTGVRWCGGSLITSTYVLSAANCYTVIPNPIFVLLGASDMTNVTDIVIAETLIIHIGYDPQTSQNDIALLQLSQEAEIGPTVRPVRLPNWRQLQSTFNGQLATVSGWGALWHNAPEILPMNDLRRTSLPVITNLACNLRFPAAISDSQLCVEAESGSPCSGDQGGPLTVADPDGNSTLIGVFSYVSIFGCNSGWPAVFTRVTPYLQWIEMYSNAVISDDFEF